The following are encoded together in the Robertmurraya sp. FSL R5-0851 genome:
- a CDS encoding 5'-nucleotidase C-terminal domain-containing protein: MKRLRKQLFAVTTMIVMLISMVLPYRAQAAEPITVAEAIANNTGTATVAGYIVGYTISGSGGKATYDFEAPFKDDLNFAIADSPDERDATKILPVQLTSSYRPTFGLLTNPSIIGEKVVITGSLELYFSVPGLKSPSAISFDGTTPPPDEEDPVTGEKGLKIRDIQGQSHTSPYKDKNVVDVPGVVTYVVDGSNFYIQDPNPDDNPNTAEGLLVYKPSHGVAVGDSVTVSGLVKEWVLDGYAEKLETDLAMTEINAQSGKITKVSSGNELPAPIVIGKDVIPPSSVIDNDKFETFDPAEDGIDFYESLEGMLVSIENPSVTGPQKYGEVPIITGQVEGKAYTKEGIPLLPKENQNPEKMLLQLDDRSYVTKAGDSFDGTVTGVVSYTFSNFKILTKAADLPELVESERINEVTTIQEEEDKLTVAAYNIENFVASDTVKRDKLARSMVDNLGSPDIIGLVEVLDESGETNNGVVKADANYKALSDAIAGFGGPTYAWTEIAPENGKDGGVPGGNIRVGYLYNPDRVTLNEAPKGDATTAVGYEDGSLTLNPGRIDPTNSAFNSSRKPLAAEFTFQGEEVIVINNHFNSKGGDEPLFGKNQPPYLESEAQRVEIANIVNGFVSDIKEKNEDANVVVLGDLNDFEFSAPLSALKGDVLTNLVETLPANERYTYNYQGNAQVLDHILVSNNLAAAAELDIVNFNSPYMEEHGRASDHDALVAQLDLAVEEGPFTLSLLHTNDTHAYVEQFPRLITAVNELRAQKENSLLLNAGDVFSGTLYFRQYLGLADLYFMNQLGFDAMTLGNHEFDKDSATLANFIKQAEFPIVSSNVNMTNDSELGPLFNDSIGGTNEQGEIFPAIIKQVDGEEVGIFGLTTEDTAFLANPGDNVVFEDAVEKANETVDMLEAQGVDKIIALSHLGYQPDVKLAGKVDGIDVIVGGHSHTTLTEPVVIEKEEPTLIVQANEYLKYLGVLDVTFDENGVVADYAGELKALSGYDEDAAAKAKVEEYKVPLTELQKQVVGSTSVALNGVRDDVRSKETNLGNLITDGMVAKANEFIPTYIAMQNGGGIRASIDTGDITLGEVLTVLPFGNNLVTLDLTGEEILAALEHSVSAPGAGAFMQVAGLKFKYDVAKPIGERVWYVEAMTANGYEELQLDQTYRVATNAFTADGGDGYTMFKTAKDEGRIAELYIVDFEVFTSYLEKYSPVSPVVEGRIVQEVSDRVAPDAPVVNDVTDQSVEVTGTTEAGAVVEVSADGTVIGTGTASSENGSFSIVISKLTAGTQVSVKATDAAGNESEAAVVTVLDVTAPNAPKVNSVIHNDTVVTGTTEAGATVKVRMGDKELGTVVADSKGKLSVTVTKQKHKNELSVTATDAAGNESKATTVDVLKKNKK; this comes from the coding sequence TTGAAGAGGCTTAGGAAACAGCTTTTTGCAGTAACAACCATGATTGTCATGTTAATTAGCATGGTTCTCCCATATCGGGCACAAGCGGCTGAACCGATTACGGTTGCGGAGGCGATTGCGAATAATACGGGGACAGCAACAGTTGCTGGGTATATTGTAGGTTATACAATAAGTGGCAGCGGTGGAAAGGCTACATATGATTTTGAGGCGCCTTTTAAAGATGATTTGAATTTTGCTATTGCAGATAGCCCTGATGAAAGAGATGCTACAAAAATATTGCCAGTTCAGCTTACATCATCGTATCGTCCAACATTTGGATTGCTTACTAATCCCTCAATTATTGGGGAAAAGGTAGTTATCACTGGTTCACTGGAGTTATACTTTTCAGTTCCAGGTTTAAAGTCACCTTCAGCCATCTCATTCGACGGCACAACTCCACCTCCAGATGAGGAAGACCCTGTAACAGGCGAAAAAGGCTTAAAAATTCGCGACATCCAAGGTCAATCTCATACTTCACCATATAAAGATAAAAATGTAGTAGATGTACCGGGCGTAGTAACTTACGTTGTAGACGGTAGTAATTTCTATATTCAGGATCCAAATCCAGATGACAACCCAAATACAGCAGAAGGATTACTAGTCTACAAGCCATCTCATGGTGTTGCTGTCGGCGATAGTGTAACCGTTTCTGGTCTTGTTAAAGAGTGGGTTCTGGATGGATACGCAGAAAAGCTAGAAACGGACTTAGCAATGACAGAAATTAACGCTCAATCAGGAAAGATTACGAAAGTTTCTAGTGGTAATGAACTTCCTGCTCCGATCGTCATCGGTAAGGACGTTATTCCACCATCATCTGTCATCGATAATGACAAATTTGAAACGTTCGATCCAGCTGAAGATGGCATTGATTTTTATGAGAGTCTTGAAGGCATGCTCGTGTCTATTGAAAACCCATCCGTAACTGGTCCGCAGAAATATGGAGAAGTTCCTATCATTACGGGTCAAGTGGAAGGAAAAGCGTATACCAAGGAAGGCATTCCTCTTTTACCAAAAGAGAATCAAAATCCTGAAAAAATGCTTCTTCAGCTTGATGATCGCAGTTATGTCACAAAAGCGGGTGACTCTTTTGACGGAACTGTCACAGGAGTGGTGAGCTATACCTTTAGTAACTTTAAGATTCTCACAAAAGCAGCTGATCTTCCAGAACTAGTAGAAAGTGAAAGAATAAATGAAGTAACTACGATTCAAGAAGAGGAAGATAAATTAACAGTTGCAGCTTATAACATCGAGAATTTCGTTGCTTCAGACACAGTGAAGCGAGATAAGCTAGCAAGGTCGATGGTAGACAACCTAGGTTCACCAGATATTATCGGCTTAGTTGAGGTACTTGATGAAAGCGGAGAAACCAATAACGGTGTGGTCAAAGCAGACGCGAACTACAAAGCACTAAGCGATGCGATTGCTGGATTTGGCGGTCCAACGTACGCATGGACAGAAATCGCTCCTGAAAACGGTAAGGACGGTGGAGTTCCTGGTGGAAACATCCGCGTAGGATATCTTTATAACCCTGACCGAGTGACTCTAAACGAGGCACCAAAGGGAGATGCGACAACAGCGGTTGGATACGAAGACGGCTCCCTAACATTAAACCCGGGTCGTATTGACCCAACAAATTCGGCATTCAATAGTAGCCGTAAACCACTTGCCGCTGAGTTTACTTTCCAAGGTGAAGAAGTAATTGTCATCAACAATCATTTCAACTCAAAAGGTGGAGACGAACCATTATTCGGGAAAAATCAACCACCTTACCTTGAAAGTGAAGCGCAACGTGTGGAAATTGCAAACATCGTTAATGGCTTTGTCTCTGACATCAAAGAAAAAAATGAGGATGCGAATGTAGTCGTTTTAGGAGACTTGAACGATTTTGAATTCTCAGCACCACTTTCCGCTTTAAAAGGCGATGTTTTAACAAACTTAGTTGAAACGTTACCTGCAAATGAGAGATACACATACAACTACCAAGGAAATGCACAGGTTCTTGATCATATTTTAGTATCCAATAATTTAGCTGCAGCAGCAGAACTTGATATCGTGAACTTTAACTCTCCATATATGGAAGAGCATGGACGTGCTAGTGATCATGACGCACTAGTGGCACAATTAGATTTAGCGGTAGAAGAAGGGCCGTTCACCTTGTCACTTCTTCACACGAATGATACACATGCGTATGTGGAGCAATTCCCACGACTTATTACTGCAGTGAATGAGCTGCGTGCTCAAAAGGAAAATAGCTTATTGCTGAATGCAGGGGATGTGTTCTCAGGAACCTTGTATTTTAGGCAATATCTAGGTTTAGCTGACTTGTATTTTATGAATCAATTGGGCTTTGATGCTATGACTCTTGGAAATCATGAATTTGATAAGGATTCAGCAACTTTAGCGAACTTTATCAAGCAAGCGGAGTTCCCAATCGTGTCTTCTAACGTGAACATGACAAATGATTCTGAACTCGGGCCATTGTTCAATGATTCAATTGGTGGAACGAATGAACAAGGTGAGATTTTCCCAGCGATTATTAAACAAGTGGATGGGGAAGAAGTGGGTATTTTTGGATTAACAACGGAAGATACGGCATTCCTAGCCAATCCTGGTGATAATGTTGTATTTGAAGATGCGGTTGAAAAAGCAAATGAAACAGTGGATATGCTTGAAGCACAAGGTGTAGATAAGATTATTGCGCTTTCGCATTTAGGTTATCAGCCAGATGTTAAGCTAGCTGGTAAAGTGGATGGAATTGACGTCATTGTTGGTGGGCATTCTCATACCACGCTAACTGAACCAGTTGTTATTGAAAAAGAAGAGCCAACGTTAATCGTTCAAGCCAATGAATATTTGAAATACCTTGGTGTGCTTGATGTCACTTTTGATGAAAATGGTGTGGTCGCGGATTACGCTGGCGAATTAAAAGCGTTAAGCGGTTATGATGAAGATGCTGCAGCGAAGGCAAAGGTAGAAGAGTACAAAGTGCCTTTAACTGAGCTTCAAAAGCAGGTAGTCGGTAGCACATCTGTTGCGTTAAATGGGGTACGTGATGATGTGCGCAGCAAGGAAACCAACTTAGGAAACTTAATTACAGATGGAATGGTAGCAAAAGCGAATGAATTCATTCCAACGTATATTGCGATGCAAAATGGTGGGGGAATTCGTGCTTCCATTGATACCGGTGATATTACTCTTGGTGAAGTATTAACGGTATTACCGTTCGGAAACAACCTAGTTACACTTGATTTAACCGGAGAAGAAATCCTCGCTGCCTTAGAGCACAGTGTGAGTGCACCTGGTGCGGGTGCATTCATGCAAGTAGCCGGTCTGAAATTCAAATATGACGTTGCTAAGCCAATTGGTGAGCGAGTGTGGTATGTGGAAGCGATGACGGCTAATGGGTATGAAGAGCTGCAGTTGGATCAAACATACCGTGTTGCGACAAATGCGTTCACTGCTGATGGTGGAGATGGTTACACGATGTTTAAAACAGCGAAGGATGAAGGTCGTATCGCTGAGTTATACATTGTTGACTTTGAAGTATTTACTTCCTATCTGGAAAAATACAGTCCTGTTTCACCGGTAGTTGAAGGGAGAATCGTTCAAGAGGTGTCTGATCGTGTGGCACCAGATGCTCCTGTTGTGAACGATGTTACGGACCAATCGGTTGAGGTCACAGGAACGACAGAAGCAGGTGCGGTTGTTGAAGTGTCTGCTGATGGAACGGTGATTGGAACGGGAACAGCTTCATCAGAAAATGGAAGTTTTAGCATTGTCATTTCAAAGTTAACAGCTGGTACACAAGTCTCAGTAAAGGCGACAGATGCGGCTGGTAATGAGAGTGAGGCCGCAGTAGTGACGGTTCTAGATGTAACAGCTCCTAATGCACCAAAAGTGAATTCAGTCATTCATAATGACACCGTGGTTACTGGAACAACTGAAGCAGGAGCCACGGTGAAAGTGAGGATGGGTGACAAGGAGCTTGGTACGGTTGTCGCTGATAGTAAAGGAAAATTATCAGTAACAGTAACAAAGCAAAAACACAAAAATGAATTATCCGTAACCGCAACAGATGCTGCTGGAAATGAAAGCAAAGCAACTACTGTTGACGTACTAAAGAAAAACAAGAAGTAA
- a CDS encoding AAA family ATPase, which produces MNPVINRILQNIEKVMIGKRNVAELSLVALLAEGHVLLEDVPGVGKTMMVRALAKSVSAEFRRIQFTPDLLPSDVTGVSIYNPKELEFQFRPGPIMGNIILADEINRTSPKTQSALLEGMEESSVTIDGVTHKLERPFFVMATQNPIEYEGTYPLPEAQLDRFLLKMRMGYPELEEEMEVLARAEKRSPISELQPVIDLEELRQLQEEIQNVVVDDTIKRYIVDISHRTRTHSSVYLGASPRGSIGLMKAAQAYAFMHNRDYVLPDDVQYLAPYVLAHRIILKSEAKFEGITAEDVMSRVVERVPVPVKRLVK; this is translated from the coding sequence ATGAATCCAGTGATAAACCGAATTCTTCAAAATATAGAAAAAGTAATGATTGGGAAAAGAAATGTTGCGGAGTTAAGTCTAGTAGCATTACTAGCTGAAGGACATGTACTGCTAGAGGATGTGCCAGGTGTCGGGAAAACGATGATGGTCCGTGCGTTGGCGAAGTCTGTGAGCGCAGAATTTCGTCGGATTCAGTTTACTCCGGACCTTCTTCCATCCGATGTGACAGGGGTATCGATATATAATCCAAAAGAATTGGAATTTCAATTCCGACCAGGTCCGATTATGGGGAATATCATTCTTGCCGATGAGATTAACCGAACGAGTCCAAAGACGCAATCGGCTCTGTTAGAGGGAATGGAAGAAAGTAGTGTCACTATTGATGGCGTGACACATAAGCTTGAACGGCCATTTTTTGTTATGGCGACGCAAAATCCAATCGAGTACGAAGGCACGTATCCGCTTCCTGAGGCTCAGCTTGACCGATTTCTTTTAAAAATGAGAATGGGATACCCAGAGTTAGAAGAGGAGATGGAAGTTCTGGCTCGAGCGGAAAAGAGATCACCCATTTCGGAATTACAGCCTGTTATCGACCTAGAGGAATTAAGACAGCTTCAGGAAGAAATACAAAATGTAGTGGTAGATGATACGATCAAGCGCTATATCGTGGATATTTCTCATCGCACACGAACGCATAGCAGTGTGTACTTAGGTGCGAGTCCGCGTGGATCGATCGGGTTAATGAAGGCCGCACAGGCGTATGCATTTATGCATAATCGCGATTATGTGTTACCTGATGATGTCCAGTATTTAGCGCCATATGTACTTGCGCACCGGATTATCCTCAAGTCAGAGGCGAAGTTTGAAGGAATTACGGCGGAGGATGTTATGTCACGAGTGGTGGAAAGAGTTCCTGTTCCTGTGAAAAGGCTTGTGAAGTAA
- a CDS encoding pilus assembly protein TadG-related protein, with product MRIRLNAHLKNEKGSGTTVFMVGMVLAALFLAIIFFDFSTIFVNKRVTQTGADAAALAAAKSSTISMREELKEETQEELDELGERWEDFLEAANAPGEPPAEGETPPPAPTTDELLRAFIEMVERQKGKNMPGSIERWLLNHSVSVEAEEAMKFFFSDAEVSDMSCKAVRDNLDEAREEAEKFAEKNDNDRVIDFQFIPDQFRMYVETDRKGKYTTVSDEGVPAISSESSARIGEPAGFDISCS from the coding sequence GACTAAATGCGCATTTGAAAAATGAAAAAGGCAGCGGAACAACCGTGTTTATGGTTGGCATGGTTCTCGCTGCTCTTTTTTTGGCCATCATCTTTTTTGATTTTTCCACGATCTTTGTGAACAAGCGCGTCACGCAAACGGGAGCAGATGCTGCGGCGCTCGCGGCAGCAAAATCTTCAACCATCTCCATGAGGGAAGAATTGAAGGAAGAAACGCAAGAGGAACTCGATGAGCTTGGGGAACGCTGGGAGGATTTTTTAGAAGCAGCGAATGCACCAGGGGAACCGCCTGCTGAAGGAGAAACGCCTCCTCCAGCACCTACAACAGATGAGCTCTTAAGGGCTTTTATTGAAATGGTAGAGAGGCAGAAAGGCAAAAATATGCCGGGATCCATTGAGCGTTGGCTCCTTAACCATAGTGTGAGTGTAGAGGCAGAGGAAGCGATGAAGTTCTTTTTTAGCGATGCGGAAGTAAGTGATATGTCCTGTAAAGCAGTACGGGACAACTTAGATGAGGCTAGAGAAGAAGCGGAAAAGTTTGCTGAGAAAAACGATAATGACAGAGTCATAGATTTTCAATTTATACCTGATCAGTTTCGGATGTATGTGGAAACCGACAGGAAGGGGAAATACACAACTGTATCAGATGAGGGTGTGCCAGCTATCAGCTCAGAGTCTTCAGCACGAATTGGCGAACCTGCTGGATTCGACATATCTTGTAGTTAA
- the pgmB gene encoding beta-phosphoglucomutase, translated as MKLDAFIFDLDGVITDTAEYHFLAWQALAGDIGITFTREDNELLKGISRMESLEKILEIGGRSGDFSAEEKEVLASKKNDHYLSLITKISPSDILPGIKELLVAIKANGLKLGLASASKNAFTVMESLGLKNNFDVIVDAKTVINGKPHPEVFLTAAKLLGVEPESCIGVEDAVAGVEAIKAANMFAVAIGPKESFPLADVVYSETGALSFEKVKELFEKENGDFE; from the coding sequence ATGAAATTAGATGCGTTTATTTTTGACCTTGACGGAGTAATCACCGACACTGCTGAGTATCACTTTTTAGCTTGGCAAGCCCTTGCTGGTGATATAGGGATTACCTTTACCCGTGAAGATAACGAGCTGTTAAAAGGCATCTCACGAATGGAATCATTAGAGAAAATCCTTGAGATTGGTGGACGATCTGGTGATTTTTCAGCAGAAGAGAAAGAAGTGCTTGCTTCAAAAAAGAACGACCATTATTTATCGCTCATTACAAAAATTAGCCCGTCTGATATCCTGCCTGGAATCAAAGAATTACTAGTTGCGATTAAAGCAAACGGACTAAAGCTAGGGCTAGCTTCAGCAAGTAAAAATGCCTTTACCGTTATGGAATCACTTGGTCTGAAAAATAACTTTGACGTCATCGTTGACGCCAAAACGGTTATAAACGGAAAGCCGCACCCAGAAGTGTTTTTAACAGCGGCTAAACTACTGGGAGTTGAGCCTGAATCTTGCATTGGAGTCGAGGATGCCGTTGCAGGTGTGGAAGCCATTAAGGCAGCGAATATGTTTGCTGTTGCGATCGGACCTAAGGAATCCTTTCCTTTAGCAGATGTGGTCTATAGCGAGACAGGAGCGCTTTCTTTTGAGAAGGTTAAGGAGCTTTTTGAAAAAGAAAACGGTGATTTTGAGTAG
- a CDS encoding DUF58 domain-containing protein, with amino-acid sequence MRQIFLSIQHIWKLIILLFLIAVTFSYAMFQGGFVSWFLFYSFVPFALYALFLAAYSTRKFQVSREFSRFEYSAGETLKVKIHLTRTNAFPLFYLVAEDLLSEQLRGNQNAKLLLFPGFKKQFTFEYEIPQLPRGEHIFQSVRLKLGDPLGLIEREVDFDLTDRFIVYPQIEELVYRPHENQFDQGMTASKERVQRDTTMAIGLREYQPGDKFSWINWKASAKRNDLMTKEFEQRQSHDICLIMDCVPSAGFETVVSFTASLVKGILRKGAQVGLLTLGKDRQFFPVRSGEDHQQSLFYHLAKIKAESQVPLDRVLGGESFLGNQTVSFMLVTSQLTKPLIEKASFFSVKKGAVTLYLVKNQGESLNPLEISLKSSANARGVRVVLVHAGHFSEVFSEVSR; translated from the coding sequence ATGAGACAAATTTTTCTATCGATACAACATATTTGGAAACTGATCATTTTGCTGTTTCTAATCGCTGTCACGTTTTCGTATGCCATGTTCCAAGGTGGATTTGTTAGCTGGTTTTTATTTTATAGCTTTGTCCCGTTTGCTTTGTACGCTCTTTTTTTGGCCGCCTACTCTACTCGAAAGTTTCAGGTTAGTAGAGAGTTTTCTAGATTTGAATACAGTGCAGGCGAAACCTTAAAGGTGAAAATTCATTTGACGAGAACCAATGCTTTTCCACTGTTTTACCTGGTTGCAGAGGATCTATTAAGTGAACAACTTCGTGGCAATCAAAACGCAAAACTGCTTTTATTCCCGGGCTTTAAAAAGCAGTTTACATTTGAATACGAGATTCCACAGTTACCTCGAGGGGAACATATTTTTCAGAGTGTTCGCCTGAAGCTTGGAGATCCTTTAGGTTTAATAGAGAGAGAAGTAGACTTTGACTTAACGGATCGGTTCATTGTTTATCCTCAAATAGAGGAGCTGGTCTATCGTCCGCATGAAAACCAGTTTGACCAAGGGATGACCGCTTCCAAAGAACGAGTGCAGAGAGATACGACGATGGCGATTGGTCTCCGAGAATACCAGCCGGGAGATAAGTTCTCTTGGATCAATTGGAAAGCAAGTGCGAAGCGGAATGATCTTATGACGAAGGAATTTGAACAGCGTCAATCACATGATATTTGCCTGATTATGGACTGTGTACCATCCGCAGGGTTTGAGACGGTGGTTTCCTTTACGGCATCTTTAGTAAAGGGAATTCTTCGAAAAGGAGCACAGGTGGGGCTATTAACCTTGGGTAAGGATCGCCAATTCTTTCCTGTCCGTAGTGGGGAAGATCATCAACAGAGCCTTTTTTATCATCTGGCTAAAATTAAAGCAGAGAGTCAAGTACCCTTAGATAGAGTACTTGGGGGAGAAAGCTTTCTTGGAAACCAAACCGTCTCCTTTATGCTGGTGACTTCTCAACTAACCAAGCCACTAATTGAAAAAGCAAGCTTTTTCTCTGTGAAAAAAGGAGCAGTGACCCTCTATTTGGTGAAAAACCAAGGAGAGTCCTTGAATCCGTTAGAAATTTCTTTGAAAAGTTCCGCAAATGCTAGAGGCGTTCGAGTGGTGCTTGTTCATGCAGGGCATTTTTCTGAGGTGTTTTCGGAGGTGAGCAGGTAA
- a CDS encoding glycoside hydrolase family 65 protein: protein MKRLFSIDPWKIVETTVNKEDFRLAESMMSLGNGHMGMRGNFEETYTGDFHRGSYIAGVWFPDKTRVGWWKNGYPHYFGKVINSINYIGIRVAIDGEEMDCYENQVTSYYRELDMQHGVLTRRFTINQNGKETDVEVVRFLSISHPELAVIKYQVTPKNYSGNVTFTPYLDGDVRNEDSNYDEDFWLEVERGVSHSNGHLVMKTKDNPFGTPTFHVAASMRLVVEGEILSHSTAEREEYVENTISVQALENTPVSLIKYVAVTTDRDYEVAQLITKAEEVLTHSDELGYDSLLQEHKEAWLKRWSIADVEINGDDEAQQGIRFNLFQLFSTYYGEDARLNIGPKGFTGEKYGGATYWDTEAYALPLYLSTANPEVARNLLVYRHNQLDGAYHNAQQQGLNGALYPMVTFNGIESHNEWEITFEEIHRNGAIAYAIYNYVNYTGDKDYWNEYGIDVLTGISRFWADRVHYNKKKNVYMMHGVTGPNEYENNVNNNWYTNTIARWTLRYTLEVIDALKASGHETRVSDLQITEDEMAKWQEIIDKMYLPYDEELDVFIQHDTFLDKDLKTVDELAPEDRPLNQKWSWDKILRSCFIKQADVLQGLYFLNHEYTYEEKERNFNFYEPMTVHESSLSPSVHAILGAELGKEEKAYEMYHRTARLDLDNYNNDTEDGLHITSMTGAWLAIVQGFAGMRTAHETLSFAPFVPKSWSSYSFKIVYRNHLLTIHVSKDGVTIAQEGPELFMKLYGEELVLPENGTTTVTLKK from the coding sequence ATGAAAAGATTATTTAGCATCGATCCATGGAAGATCGTTGAAACAACCGTAAACAAAGAAGACTTTCGACTAGCAGAAAGTATGATGAGCCTTGGAAATGGTCATATGGGAATGCGCGGAAACTTTGAGGAAACATATACAGGAGACTTTCACCGCGGCTCCTACATCGCAGGAGTTTGGTTTCCAGACAAAACAAGGGTTGGCTGGTGGAAAAATGGCTATCCTCACTATTTTGGAAAGGTAATTAACTCCATCAACTACATCGGCATCCGAGTAGCGATCGACGGAGAAGAAATGGATTGTTACGAAAACCAGGTCACAAGCTATTATCGAGAGCTCGACATGCAGCACGGCGTGTTAACCCGTCGCTTTACTATCAATCAAAACGGCAAGGAAACCGATGTAGAGGTCGTTCGTTTCCTATCGATTAGCCATCCAGAGCTTGCTGTCATCAAGTATCAGGTAACCCCGAAAAATTATTCCGGGAATGTAACGTTCACCCCTTACTTAGATGGAGATGTGAGAAATGAAGACTCCAACTATGACGAAGATTTCTGGTTGGAAGTGGAACGAGGCGTTAGTCACAGCAACGGTCATCTAGTCATGAAAACGAAGGATAATCCGTTTGGCACTCCTACCTTCCATGTCGCAGCTAGTATGCGTCTTGTAGTGGAGGGAGAAATTTTGTCTCATTCTACAGCTGAGCGTGAAGAATATGTTGAAAATACGATTTCTGTTCAAGCTTTAGAAAATACACCTGTCTCATTGATCAAATATGTCGCTGTCACAACTGACAGAGATTATGAAGTGGCACAGTTGATAACGAAGGCAGAGGAAGTACTTACCCATTCGGATGAATTAGGCTATGATTCCCTTCTCCAAGAACATAAAGAAGCTTGGCTTAAGCGTTGGAGCATTGCGGATGTTGAAATCAATGGAGATGACGAAGCACAGCAAGGCATCCGATTCAATTTGTTCCAGTTGTTCAGTACCTACTACGGTGAAGATGCACGTTTGAATATCGGACCAAAAGGATTTACGGGAGAAAAATATGGCGGCGCCACGTATTGGGATACCGAAGCATACGCTTTACCACTCTATTTATCTACTGCAAATCCAGAGGTAGCTCGTAATCTATTAGTATATCGTCACAACCAACTGGATGGTGCTTATCATAACGCCCAGCAGCAAGGTCTAAACGGCGCCCTCTACCCGATGGTTACGTTCAACGGAATTGAGAGTCATAACGAATGGGAAATCACGTTTGAGGAAATTCACCGTAATGGTGCCATCGCCTACGCCATCTACAATTATGTCAATTACACAGGTGACAAAGACTATTGGAACGAATATGGCATAGACGTACTTACAGGTATTTCTAGATTTTGGGCAGATCGTGTTCACTACAATAAAAAGAAAAATGTCTACATGATGCATGGCGTAACCGGTCCAAATGAGTATGAAAATAACGTAAACAATAACTGGTACACCAATACGATTGCTCGTTGGACCCTTCGATATACATTAGAAGTCATTGATGCACTTAAAGCGAGTGGTCATGAAACACGTGTATCCGATCTTCAAATCACAGAAGATGAAATGGCCAAATGGCAGGAGATCATCGATAAAATGTATCTTCCATATGATGAAGAACTGGATGTATTCATTCAACATGACACGTTCCTTGATAAAGACTTAAAAACGGTAGACGAGTTGGCACCGGAAGATCGTCCACTAAATCAAAAATGGTCATGGGATAAAATCTTGAGAAGCTGCTTCATCAAACAAGCAGACGTTCTTCAAGGCTTGTATTTCTTAAATCACGAGTACACTTACGAAGAAAAGGAAAGAAACTTTAACTTCTATGAGCCAATGACCGTTCATGAATCGTCTCTTTCTCCTTCCGTCCATGCCATTCTAGGCGCAGAGCTTGGAAAAGAGGAAAAGGCTTACGAGATGTACCATCGTACCGCGCGTCTAGATTTAGATAACTACAACAATGACACAGAGGACGGTCTTCATATTACTAGTATGACGGGCGCTTGGCTTGCGATCGTTCAAGGCTTCGCAGGAATGAGAACTGCCCATGAAACTCTTTCATTTGCACCATTCGTTCCAAAATCATGGTCTTCTTATTCCTTCAAAATCGTGTATCGTAACCATCTCTTAACGATCCATGTGTCAAAAGATGGTGTGACGATTGCACAAGAAGGACCAGAATTATTCATGAAGCTTTATGGCGAGGAACTAGTGCTACCAGAAAACGGAACAACGACCGTTACTCTTAAAAAATAA